A stretch of DNA from Pseudonocardia hierapolitana:
CCGGGCCATCGCGCTCGCCAACCCCGGGCTCGGCGGCGCCCCGTACGCCACGCCCACGTTGTGGGCCGCGATCCAGTACCTGAACCCGCGCGAGGACGCCCCCGTCCACCGGCACACGCAGCACGCGTTCCGGTTCGTCGTGGAGGGCGAGGGCGTGTGGACCGTCGTCGACGGTGATCCGGTCGCCATGCGCCGCGGCGACTTCCTGCTCACGCCGGGCTGGCGTTTCCACGGCCACCACAACCAGGCCGACCAGCCGATGGCGTGGCTCGACGGGCTCGACATCCCGTTCGTCCACCAGGTCGGTTCCGCGTTCTTCGAGCTGGGCCCCGACGAGGTCTCCGACCGCTCGACGCCGGCGCGCTCCCGCGCCGAGCGGCTCTGGGCCCACCCCGGCCTGCGGCCGGTATCGCAGCCCGGTCCCACCCCGAGCTCGCCGATCGCCGCGTACCGGTGGGAGCACACCCACTCCGCGCTCACCGAGCAGCTCGCGCTCGAGGACGAGGGACACCCGGGCGTGGTGGAGCCGGGGCACGCGGCCGTCCGGTTCTCCAACCCGACCTCCGGCGGTGACGTCATGCCGACCATCCGCGCGGAGATGCACCGCCTGCGGCCGGGCGCCACGACCGCGACGCGCCGCGAGGTCGGCTCGGCGGTGTGGCAGGTGTTCGACGGCGCCGGCACCGTGCGGGTCGGTGAGCGTGAGTGGCAGGTCGGCCGCGGTGACCTGGTCGCCGTGCCGTCCTGGGTGCCGCTCACCATCACCGCCGACGCTCGTGCTGATTCTGCGCTCGACCTCTTCCGCTTCTCCGACACCCCGATCTTCGAGCGCCTGCACGCCGACCGCGTGCAGGTGGACGACGCCCCCGCGTGAGGCACCGCTCTGCCACGCACGTCGACGCCGTCGTCGTCGGGGGCGGGATCGGCGGGCTGGGCAGCGCCCTCGCGCTCGCGCGCGCGGGGTACGCGGTCCGCGTCCTGGAGCAGGCGCGGGAGTTCGGTGAGGTGGGCGCCGGCCTGCAGATGGCCCCGAACGCCACGCGCCTCCTGCGCTCGTGGGACCTCCTCGACGAGGTGATCGACCTCGGCGTGACGCCGCGCCGCCTGGTGATGCGGGACGCCCTCGACGGCTCCGAGCTCACGCACCTCGACCTCGCCGAGACCGCCCGCCGCTACGGCGCGCCCTACGTGCTGATCCACCGCAGCGACCTGCACGCCGCCCTGCTGCGCGGGTGCCGGGAGGCCGGCGTCGATCTCGTCACCGACGTCGCCGTCCACGACGTGGAGGTCTCGGCGGACTGCGCCGTCGCCGTCGGGGCGTCAGCGGTGGGGGACCGGCGCCGCGACACCGGTGACGTCGTCCTCGCCGCCGACGGCCTCGGCTCCCGGCTGCGCGCCCGGCTCAGCGACGACGAGCCGGTCAGCTCGGCGTACGTCGCGTACCGGGGTGCGCTCCCGCTCGCCGAGCTGCCCGACACCTCGGGGCTCGCCCTCGACGACGTCGTCGTCCACGTCGGACCGGGCTGCCACTTCGTGCAGTACCCGCTGCGCCGCGGCGAGATGTTCAACCAGGTGGCCGTGTTCCGGTCGCCGAAGGCCCTCGCCGGTGAGGAGGACTGGGGCACTCCCGACGAGCTCGACGCCGCATTCGCCGCCACCTGCGACCGGATCAAGGCCGCCCTGCCGAACCTGTGGCGCAACCGCTGGTGGCGCATGTACGACCGCGAGCCCATCACGAACTGGGTGGACGGGCGGCTCGCCCTCACCGGCGACGCCGCGCACCCGATGCTGCAGTACCTCGCCCAGGGGGCGTGCCAGGCGCTGGAGGACGCCGCCCAGCTCGCCGAGCAGGCCACGAAGGCGCGCTCCGCCGACGGCACCGATTGGGACCGGGCGCTGGCCGCCTACGCCGAGATCCGCACGGTCCGCACCGCTCGCGTGCAGCGCACCGCGCGGCAGTGGGGCGACCTCTGGCACTGCGACGGCCTGTTCCGCGCCACCCGCAACGCCCTGCTGCGCGACCGCGACCCCGGCGACTTCCGCTACATCGACTGGCTCTACGCCGGCTGATCGCTCCCGGAACTGTCGCCGTCCCTACGAAGCCGGCGCGTGCGCGCGCACAGACCGCCGGCTCATCGACGGCCACTCTCGATCCCGCAACGACGACATCCATCGAGAGGGGCTCGGGAGATGCGCAAGATTTTGATCGTCGCGACGCTCGCGACGGCAGCACTGCTGGCCGGCGGGGGCACCGCTTCCGCCGCCGGCTTCACCGGCACGAGCGGCAACGACGCGATCCAGGGCAGCCAGCAGGCCGACGTCATCAAGGGCCTCGGCGGCGCCGACATCCTGAGCGGCGGCGCAGGCGACGACCGGGTCGAGGGTGGAGCCGGCAACGACGACGTCGGCGGCAACCAGGGCAACGACACCCTGATCGGCGGTTCGGGGAGGGACGTGTTCACCGCCGGTATCGGGAACGACACCATCGATGCCCGGGACGGCGTGCGCGACATCATCGACTGCTCGGGTGGCGTCGACACCGTCACGGCCGACATCGGACTCGACAACATCGACTCCGACTGCGAGAACGTCAGCTGAGCTGCCGGCGCGCATGCCGACGTGCCCCCGTCCCGCACCTCCGGGACGGGGGCACGTCAACGATGTGGCGAGCGCGGGACGCGCTGCGCGGGGCCCTACGCCGATCCGCGCTCGACGATGGCCCTGGCGCGCGCCACCTCGAGCTTCCCGGTCGGGGTTCGCGGTAGCCGCTCGACCAGCACGATCCGGCGCGGCACCTTGTAGCCGGCGAGCGTGCGCCGCACCCAGTCCTGCAGTTCGCCCTCGGTCGGCGCCGCGGGCGTCGCGGCCACCGCGGCCACGATCTCGCCCCACGTCGGGTCGGGCACGCCGACCACCGCGCAATCGGTGACGTCGGGGTGGGTGAGGAGCGCGTCCTCGACCTCCTGGGGGTGCACCTTCTCGCCGCCGGTGTTGATCACGCCGGAGCGTCGGCCGAGGAAGCGGATCGCGCCGTCGGCGTCGAGCTCGGCGTGGTCGCCGGGGATCGAGTAGCGCACGCCGTCGATCGTGCGGAAGGTCGTGGCGGTCTTCGCGCTGTCCTTGTAGTAGCCCAGCGGCATCGGCCCGCTGTAGGCCAGGACGCCGACCTCGCCGCTGCCGGGCTCGAGGATGCGGTCTCCCGGGCCGATGACCTTGGCGGCGGGCACCGGGAAGAACCGGGACGGCAGGTCGTCCACCGAGCGCGTGATCGCGAACGCGAACGGGCCGCCCTCGCTGGAGGCGATGGCGTCGGTGATCGTCACCTGTCCGCGCTCGTGGAAGGCCCGCTTGAGCCGGTCGCTGAACGCCGTGCCCGAGCTGATCATGTCGCGCAGCGAGGAGAGGTCGTGCGGCCTGCCGGCCTCCTCCGCGGCGCGGAGCTCGTCGACGAGCGGCTGGCAGACGGCGTTGCCGGCCACGATCATCGTGCTGACCCGCTGCGCGACGACGGTCTCCCACACGTGGCGCGGGTCGAGCCTGCCCGGGCGCGTCGTTACCGCGCGGCCGCCGACGAGCAGGGCGCCCATCGTGTTGAACATCCCCGTGCCGTGCATCAGGGGCACGACCGGCATCATCGTCGGCGCCCGGCCCTCCGTGCGGGCGGCCACCGCCACCTCCACCGCCTCGTCGAGGGTGGCGGGGAGCGTGGTGCGGCCCACCGGGGCGAAGACCGCGACCGTGAGGCTGTGCAGCAGGTCGGCCTGCCGCCAGATCACGCCCTTCGGCTTGCCCGTCGTACCGCCGGTGTACATGAACAGCTGGTCGGAACCCGGCCGCGGCGTGTGCGGGCGCGGGGGCGTCGCGGCGATGAGCTCGTCGAGCTCCCTCGCCTCCGGGCCTTCGCCGGGGCCGACGCGGACCAGCAGGCGCAGGCTCGGGACGTGCTCCGCGGCGTGCGCGACGTTCCCGGCGAGCGATCCGCTGAACACCACCGCCGCGGCGTCGGCGTCGGTCAGCAGCTCGGTGAGCTCGTGGCCGGTGTAGCGGTAGTTGGCGTTGACCGGGATAGCGCCGATCTTGAAGGCGGCGAACACGGTCTCGAGGTACGCGGCGCCGTTGTAGAGGTGGCAGGCGACCGTGTCGCCCGGCCCGACGCCAGCTGCCTCCAACGCGGCGGCGAGGCGGGAGGCGCGGTCGTCGAACTCGGCGTACGAGTGGTCGCGGCCGGGCTCGGAGATCGCGACCGCGTCCGGCAGGTGGGCGGCCACCGCCTCCCACACCGTGCCGAACGAGACGTCCACCGTCACGCCCCGAGGCCGAGCAGGCGGACGGCGTTCTCCTTGAGGATCAGCGGCCGGACCTCGTCCTTGAGGTCGAGCTTCGCGAAGTCGGTGAGCCACCGGTCCGGCGTGAGCGCCGGGAAGTCCGAGCCGAAGAGCACCTTCCTCTTCAGCAGCGAGTTCGCCTGTGCCACCAGCTGCGGCGGGAAGTACTTGGGGGACCAGCCGGAGAGGTCGATGTAGACCTGCGGCTTGTGACCGGCCACGGCGAGGGCCTCGTCCTGCCACGGCACCGACGGGTGGGCGATGACGATCGGCATGTCCGGGAAGTCGACGGCGACGTCGTCGAGGTGGATCGGGTTGGAGTACTTCAGCCGGATGCCGCCACCGCCGCGCTGGCCCGCGCCCACACCGGTCTGGCCGCTGTGGAAGAGCGCGGGCAGCCCGGCCTCGGCGATGACCTCGTACAGCGGGTACACCGCGCGGTCGTTCGGGTAGAACTCCTGGTCGCTCGGGTGGAACTTGAAGCCCTGAACGCGGTGGTCCTCGATCAGCCTGCGGGCGATCCGCACCGCCGCGGCGCCGCGCCCGGGATCGACGCTCGCGAAGGGGATCAGCGTGTCCGCGTGCTCCGCGGCCTGCTCGGCGATCTCCTCGTTCGACACGCGCGGCTCCCGGCCCGTTCGGGTCACGGAGTCGACCGTGAACACGACTGCCGCCATCGAGCGCTCCCGGTAGTACGCGGCGAGCTCGGGGACGGTCAGCTCGGGGATCTCGCCGAACGTTCCGGCGAGTGCCGCGGCGTCGGTCCCGGAGCGCTCCTCCTCGCTCACCGATGCCAGGACGTGCGTGTGCACGTCGATCGCGGTCAACCGGTCGACGTCCATGCGAACTCCCCGATGAGCCGTGAGTGGATACGAGGGCGGTGGCACCCGTATCCACTCACGACCTCTGCCGGGCCGACAGGGTGCAATGACCGATCGGACTCGGCCCGCCGACCGAGTGCGGCCGAGACACATGACGTGGATCGGGGGCCGGGAGGCCGCGGCGGGATGACGGCGCGCCCGTGGCGTGGGCATGCTGGCGGCCGGACGAGGGCGGGTCGGGAGGAGGTCGGATGCCCCGAGGTTCTGCAACCGCAGCTCCACCGATCGACACGGCACCGCTCGTGGACTGGTCGCAGCTGTCCGCGTACGCCCCCGACGGGCTCGCGGTCGTCGACGCGCGCGGGCTCTTCGCACAGCTGAACCCGGCGGCCGTCGCGCTGCTCGTGATCGGCGTGGGCGAGCGGGACGCGGACGACCTCATCGGCATGCCCGCGCCCTTCGAGCTCGTCCGTCCCGCGCAGGCGGGTGCCGCGGGCCTCCTCGAGGACGA
This window harbors:
- a CDS encoding cupin domain-containing protein, with protein sequence MTTTLSPVTLKAVDGPGQPERTPALEDLYRGFEQELLVPLWTEIGDLMPTSPRPAARAHLWRWQNLLRLAERSGDLVPVGRGGERRAIALANPGLGGAPYATPTLWAAIQYLNPREDAPVHRHTQHAFRFVVEGEGVWTVVDGDPVAMRRGDFLLTPGWRFHGHHNQADQPMAWLDGLDIPFVHQVGSAFFELGPDEVSDRSTPARSRAERLWAHPGLRPVSQPGPTPSSPIAAYRWEHTHSALTEQLALEDEGHPGVVEPGHAAVRFSNPTSGGDVMPTIRAEMHRLRPGATTATRREVGSAVWQVFDGAGTVRVGEREWQVGRGDLVAVPSWVPLTITADARADSALDLFRFSDTPIFERLHADRVQVDDAPA
- a CDS encoding FAD-dependent oxidoreductase; amino-acid sequence: MRHRSATHVDAVVVGGGIGGLGSALALARAGYAVRVLEQAREFGEVGAGLQMAPNATRLLRSWDLLDEVIDLGVTPRRLVMRDALDGSELTHLDLAETARRYGAPYVLIHRSDLHAALLRGCREAGVDLVTDVAVHDVEVSADCAVAVGASAVGDRRRDTGDVVLAADGLGSRLRARLSDDEPVSSAYVAYRGALPLAELPDTSGLALDDVVVHVGPGCHFVQYPLRRGEMFNQVAVFRSPKALAGEEDWGTPDELDAAFAATCDRIKAALPNLWRNRWWRMYDREPITNWVDGRLALTGDAAHPMLQYLAQGACQALEDAAQLAEQATKARSADGTDWDRALAAYAEIRTVRTARVQRTARQWGDLWHCDGLFRATRNALLRDRDPGDFRYIDWLYAG
- a CDS encoding calcium-binding protein → MRKILIVATLATAALLAGGGTASAAGFTGTSGNDAIQGSQQADVIKGLGGADILSGGAGDDRVEGGAGNDDVGGNQGNDTLIGGSGRDVFTAGIGNDTIDARDGVRDIIDCSGGVDTVTADIGLDNIDSDCENVS
- a CDS encoding AMP-binding protein; its protein translation is MTVDVSFGTVWEAVAAHLPDAVAISEPGRDHSYAEFDDRASRLAAALEAAGVGPGDTVACHLYNGAAYLETVFAAFKIGAIPVNANYRYTGHELTELLTDADAAAVVFSGSLAGNVAHAAEHVPSLRLLVRVGPGEGPEARELDELIAATPPRPHTPRPGSDQLFMYTGGTTGKPKGVIWRQADLLHSLTVAVFAPVGRTTLPATLDEAVEVAVAARTEGRAPTMMPVVPLMHGTGMFNTMGALLVGGRAVTTRPGRLDPRHVWETVVAQRVSTMIVAGNAVCQPLVDELRAAEEAGRPHDLSSLRDMISSGTAFSDRLKRAFHERGQVTITDAIASSEGGPFAFAITRSVDDLPSRFFPVPAAKVIGPGDRILEPGSGEVGVLAYSGPMPLGYYKDSAKTATTFRTIDGVRYSIPGDHAELDADGAIRFLGRRSGVINTGGEKVHPQEVEDALLTHPDVTDCAVVGVPDPTWGEIVAAVAATPAAPTEGELQDWVRRTLAGYKVPRRIVLVERLPRTPTGKLEVARARAIVERGSA
- a CDS encoding amidohydrolase family protein, which encodes MDVDRLTAIDVHTHVLASVSEEERSGTDAAALAGTFGEIPELTVPELAAYYRERSMAAVVFTVDSVTRTGREPRVSNEEIAEQAAEHADTLIPFASVDPGRGAAAVRIARRLIEDHRVQGFKFHPSDQEFYPNDRAVYPLYEVIAEAGLPALFHSGQTGVGAGQRGGGGIRLKYSNPIHLDDVAVDFPDMPIVIAHPSVPWQDEALAVAGHKPQVYIDLSGWSPKYFPPQLVAQANSLLKRKVLFGSDFPALTPDRWLTDFAKLDLKDEVRPLILKENAVRLLGLGA